Proteins found in one Pelobates fuscus isolate aPelFus1 chromosome 10, aPelFus1.pri, whole genome shotgun sequence genomic segment:
- the LOC134574660 gene encoding olfactory receptor 5AR1-like — protein sequence MYIFLCNLSAIDISYTSTILPKLLAMLFTQCKTISFQECFTQVYFFISFAGIEILLLAAMAYDRYVAICHPLHYSIFMSSKHCARLVLSVWVMGLLVPVAHTILFANFSYCRSHHIDHFFCDVTPLLKLTCSDTFTVEIWTYIDGALITASAFILTLISYVFIISTILNIQSASGRHKAFSTCSSHITCVIIFYGTIISLYMRPTSMYSPGQDKFFALLYVILIPMLNPLLYTLKNKDFQDVFQRLIKQCFLLNYMLN from the coding sequence ATGTACATCTTCTTGTGTAACCTATCAGCCATTGATATCTCATACACCTCGACCATTCTACCCAAACTGTTGGCCATGCTCTTCACTCAATGTAAGACCATCTCCTTTCAAGAGTGCTTTACTCAAGTGTATTTTTTCATATCTTTTGCTGGTATAGAAATCTTATTATTGGCAGCCATGGCTTATGATCGCTATGTAGCAATCTGTCACCCTCTTCATTACTCAATATTTATGAGTTCAAAGCACTGTGCTCGACTAGTGCTTTCAGTGTGGGTCATGGGTTTATTAGTGCCTGTAGCACATACTATTTTGTTTGCTAACTTTTCATATTGTCGATCACACCACATTGACCACTTTTTCTGTGATGTAACTCCATTGCTTAAACTTACCTGTAGTGATACATTTACTGTTGAGATATGGACCTACATTGATGGGGCTCTCATCACTGCCAGTGCATTTATTCTTACATTGATATCGTATGTGTTTATTATTTCTACTATCCTGAACATACAGTCAGCAAGTGGTCGACATAAAGCTTTTTCTACCTGCAGCTCTCACATAACTTGCGTTATTATATTTTATGGAACAATTATCAGTTTGTATATGAGACCAACATCTATGTATTCTCCAGGGCAGGACAAGTTTTTTGCTCTTTTATATGTTATACTTATTCCCATGTTGAATCCTCTTCTTTACACCCTGAAGAATAAAGACTTTCAAGATGTTTTTCAAAGattaataaaacaatgttttctTCTAAACTATATGTTAAATTAG